A single region of the Amphiura filiformis chromosome 7, Afil_fr2py, whole genome shotgun sequence genome encodes:
- the LOC140156350 gene encoding uncharacterized protein: MASSTQNHQWNLSIPLVCKYCQMKFRPGDIPRYFSHLRHHEMKIKPYWYTNPYLPPKAGCNRLYQNIKESTKGDEKAQKTGDLQGHKTQHELIHTGEKPHKCSYCNTYFNHLRSKRRHELTHTGEKLHKCSYCNKYFTHLGIKKQHELTHTGEKPHKCSYCNKYFNHLGSKKRHELIHTGEKPHKCSYCNKYFNHLGSKKQHELIHTGEKPHKCSYCNKSFTQLENKKRHELTHTGEKTHKCSYCNKYFNHLGHKKRHELIHKGAKPHKCSYCNKSFTQLGDKKRHELIHTGEKPHNCSYCNKSFTHSGSKKLHELTHTGEKPQK, from the coding sequence ATGGCTTCAAGTACACAAAATCACCAATGGAACTTATCAATCCCCTTAGTGTGCAAATACTGCCAGATGAAATTCCGTCCAGGAGACATTCCTCGCTACTTTTCTCATCTCAGGCAtcatgagatgaagatcaagccATACTGGTATACCAATCCTTACTTGCCACCAAAAGCTGGTTGTAATAGGCTTTACCAAAATATCAAAGAATCAACTAAAGGTGATGAGAAGGCTCAGAAGACTGGAGATTTACAAGGACATAAGACgcaacatgaattgatccatacaggagaaaaacctcacaaatgcagctactgcaacacatatttcaatcatTTAAGAAGCAAAAGGCGACATGAATTgactcatacaggagaaaaacttcacaaatgcagctactgcaacaaatattTCACTCACTTAGGAATCAAGAAGCAACATGAACTgactcatacaggagaaaaacctcacaaatgcagctactgcaacaaatattTCAATCATTTAGGAAGCAAGAAAcgacatgaattgatccatacaggagaaaaacctcacaaatgcagctactgcaacaaatattTCAATCATTTAGGAAgcaagaagcaacatgaattgatccatacaggagaaaaacctcacaaatgcagctactgcaacaaatcttTCACTCAGTTAGAAAACAAGAAGCGACATGAACTgactcatacaggagaaaaaacccacaaatgcagctactgcaacaaatattTCAATCATTTAGGACACAAGAAAcgacatgaattgatccataAAGGAGcaaaacctcacaaatgtagtTACTGCAACAAATCCTTCACTCAGTTAGGAGATAAGAAGCGACATGAATTaatccatacaggagaaaaacctcacaactgcagctactgcaacaaatcttTCACTCATTCAGGATCCAAGAAGCTGCACGAATTGACTCATACCGGAGAAAAACCTCAAAAATAA